One genomic window of Comamonas serinivorans includes the following:
- the metF gene encoding methylenetetrahydrofolate reductase [NAD(P)H] → MTKLPISFEFFPPKTPEGLEKLRTVRQQLYVRQPEFCSVTYGAGGSTQAGTFGVVRQIQDEGVAAASHFSCIGATRESVREELAQLQAAGIRRLVALRGDLPSGYGMGGEFQYASDLVAFVREAFGDWFHIEVAAYPEMHPQARSPEADVQAFVTKVKAGADSAITQYFFNADGYFRFVDEVRKAGVDVPIVPGVMPIINSSQLMRFSDATGAEIPRWIRGRLQGFGDDLTQIRAFGLDVITQLCERLRAGGAPALHFYTMNQSQATLEITRRLGWA, encoded by the coding sequence ATGACGAAACTGCCCATCAGCTTTGAGTTTTTTCCGCCCAAGACGCCCGAAGGGCTGGAGAAGCTGCGCACCGTGCGCCAGCAGCTCTACGTGCGCCAGCCTGAGTTCTGCTCGGTGACCTACGGCGCCGGCGGCTCCACACAGGCCGGCACGTTCGGGGTGGTGCGGCAGATCCAGGACGAGGGCGTGGCCGCGGCCTCGCACTTCTCGTGCATCGGCGCCACGCGCGAGTCCGTGCGCGAAGAGCTGGCGCAGCTGCAGGCCGCCGGCATCCGGCGCCTGGTCGCGCTGCGCGGCGACCTGCCGAGCGGCTATGGCATGGGGGGCGAGTTCCAGTACGCGAGCGACCTGGTGGCCTTCGTCCGCGAGGCATTTGGTGACTGGTTTCACATCGAGGTGGCGGCCTACCCCGAGATGCACCCCCAGGCGCGCAGCCCCGAGGCCGACGTGCAGGCCTTCGTCACCAAGGTCAAGGCCGGTGCCGATTCCGCCATCACCCAGTACTTCTTCAACGCCGATGGCTACTTCCGGTTTGTAGACGAGGTGCGCAAGGCCGGCGTCGATGTCCCCATCGTTCCTGGGGTCATGCCCATCATCAATTCGTCACAACTGATGCGTTTTTCGGACGCCACCGGCGCCGAAATCCCTCGGTGGATTCGTGGGAGATTGCAGGGTTTTGGCGACGATTTGACACAAATACGCGCATTTGGCCTGGATGTGATCACGCAATTGTGCGAGCGTTTGCGCGCTGGCGGCGCACCCGCACTACACTTCTACACCATGAACCAAAGCCAAGCGACACTTGAGATCACCCGTCGCCTCGGGTGGGCATGA
- a CDS encoding DUF3108 domain-containing protein: MTVSARAALSSPPLPRPPYKPLAIAAVVAALGHAVLIWGLPQFQSPITGLRSEAMETRIIDAPQADEAQTDFQALTPPPQPPKPAPRPAPTPSPAPAAAPAEDAAQDDPEPEADPVEENRPADRPADQSATSSEPPRASLRSLSEQPSLIEGIPKVTFGGGSGAQPVRAMLTGNQTKTVLAQMSDGIEGQARLARPSDLSYVTTYTRGGEAIPGRTTLAWRHDKRYYQAKWVETNVKLGNNSYLSTGAVAPQGLAPVTGTWDTTARDTIAFNYDAQQAVITSAAGGTTRLPVQTGTQDRISAVLHLGALLAGQPERFPTGTRIEVPVLVKDHLETWTFTLEAEESLTALNNQPVPTVRLVLDAAGSPTAAPSLANPASAPAGAASAPLVQAGPRLATQPPVTAGPDALRRMVVWLGPTLDFLPVRWRIELANGDVSDHLLRSAVEQRVLSSLPPPADALPDGRGSPPPASPPAAGGTPRPAFPEGGGG, from the coding sequence ATGACCGTCTCCGCGCGCGCCGCGCTTTCTTCGCCCCCGCTGCCCCGTCCGCCCTACAAGCCCCTGGCCATCGCGGCCGTGGTCGCGGCCTTGGGCCATGCCGTGCTGATTTGGGGCCTGCCCCAGTTCCAGAGCCCGATCACGGGGCTGCGCTCCGAAGCCATGGAGACGCGCATCATCGATGCCCCCCAGGCGGACGAAGCCCAGACCGACTTTCAGGCCTTGACGCCACCACCGCAGCCGCCGAAACCGGCGCCGCGGCCCGCCCCCACACCCAGCCCTGCGCCCGCTGCCGCGCCAGCCGAGGACGCAGCGCAGGACGACCCGGAACCCGAAGCCGACCCGGTCGAGGAAAACCGGCCCGCCGACCGGCCTGCCGATCAATCCGCAACCAGCAGCGAGCCACCCCGCGCCTCGCTGCGCAGCCTGAGCGAGCAGCCCTCGCTGATCGAAGGCATTCCCAAAGTCACCTTTGGTGGCGGCTCGGGGGCCCAACCCGTGCGCGCCATGCTCACGGGCAACCAGACCAAAACCGTGCTGGCGCAGATGTCCGACGGCATCGAGGGCCAGGCCAGGCTGGCCCGGCCGTCCGACCTGAGCTACGTCACCACCTACACGCGCGGCGGCGAGGCCATCCCCGGCCGCACCACGCTGGCCTGGCGCCACGACAAGCGCTATTACCAGGCCAAATGGGTGGAGACCAACGTCAAGCTGGGCAACAACTCCTACCTGTCGACCGGCGCCGTCGCGCCCCAGGGCCTGGCCCCCGTCACGGGCACCTGGGACACCACCGCGCGCGACACCATTGCGTTCAACTACGACGCGCAGCAGGCCGTCATCACGTCGGCCGCAGGCGGCACCACCCGGCTGCCGGTGCAGACCGGCACGCAGGACCGCATCAGCGCCGTGTTGCACCTGGGCGCCTTGCTGGCCGGCCAACCCGAGCGCTTCCCCACGGGCACCCGCATCGAGGTGCCGGTGCTCGTCAAAGATCACCTGGAAACCTGGACGTTCACGCTCGAAGCCGAAGAATCGCTGACCGCGCTCAACAACCAGCCCGTGCCCACGGTGCGCCTGGTGCTGGATGCGGCAGGCAGCCCCACGGCCGCGCCATCCTTGGCCAACCCGGCGAGCGCGCCCGCGGGCGCAGCAAGCGCCCCGCTGGTGCAGGCCGGCCCGCGCCTGGCCACGCAACCACCCGTCACGGCAGGCCCCGACGCGCTGCGCCGCATGGTCGTTTGGCTGGGCCCCACGCTGGACTTCCTGCCGGTGCGGTGGCGCATCGAACTGGCCAATGGCGACGTGAGCGACCACCTGCTGCGCAGCGCCGTCGAGCAACGCGTGCTGTCCAGCCTGCCCCCGCCCGCCGACGCGCTGCCCGACGGCCGCGGCAGCCCGCCCCCCGCCAGTCCGCCGGCTGCGGGCGGCACACCCCGCCCCGCTTTTCCCGAGGGCGGCGGCGGCTGA
- a CDS encoding 23S rRNA (adenine(2030)-N(6))-methyltransferase RlmJ, translating to MFSYRHAFHAGNHADVLKHLCLIACLDHLMLKPTPLTLVDTHAGAGGYPLDGAQARTSAESDHGVMRLLAAAQDSPPPAAVARYIDVLSQFNPTRWHHYPGSPRILQSLMRADAGDRLRLFELHPTDSRLLRKTMAATELPASQIAVTVKDGFEGLKALLPPPAGPGGSKRALVLMDPSYELKTDYARVSQSMQDALKRFANGCYLVWYPLIARPEAHQLPRRLKTLANQAGRAWLHATLSIGQAPGDEPGMRGLTASGMFIINPPHVLAEQLREATPWLMQALGQGKGQALQVETSA from the coding sequence ATGTTCAGCTACCGCCACGCCTTCCATGCAGGCAACCACGCCGACGTGCTCAAGCACCTGTGCCTGATTGCCTGTCTGGACCACCTGATGCTCAAACCCACGCCGTTGACCCTGGTCGACACCCATGCCGGCGCGGGCGGCTACCCGCTGGACGGTGCCCAGGCCCGCACCAGCGCCGAGTCCGACCACGGCGTCATGCGCCTGCTGGCCGCAGCCCAGGACAGCCCGCCGCCCGCGGCCGTGGCGCGCTACATCGACGTGCTGAGCCAGTTCAACCCCACGCGCTGGCACCACTACCCGGGCTCGCCCCGCATCCTGCAAAGCCTGATGCGAGCCGACGCCGGCGATCGCCTGCGCCTGTTCGAGCTGCACCCCACCGACAGCCGCCTGCTGCGCAAGACCATGGCGGCCACGGAGCTGCCCGCCAGCCAGATCGCCGTCACCGTCAAAGACGGCTTTGAGGGCCTGAAAGCCCTGCTGCCGCCACCCGCCGGACCCGGGGGATCCAAGCGTGCCCTCGTGCTCATGGACCCCAGCTACGAGCTGAAGACCGACTACGCGCGCGTCAGCCAAAGCATGCAGGATGCCCTCAAGCGCTTTGCCAATGGCTGCTATCTGGTCTGGTACCCCCTGATTGCCCGACCCGAAGCCCACCAGCTGCCCCGTCGGCTCAAAACCCTGGCCAACCAGGCGGGACGCGCCTGGCTGCACGCCACCCTGTCCATTGGTCAGGCCCCGGGCGACGAGCCCGGCATGCGCGGCCTCACCGCCAGCGGCATGTTCATCATCAACCCCCCGCACGTGCTCGCCGAGCAATTGCGCGAGGCCACGCCTTGGCTGATGCAGGCCCTGGGCCAAGGCAAAGGCCAGGCGCTGCAGGTCGAAACCAGCGCCTGA
- a CDS encoding septal ring lytic transglycosylase RlpA family protein, translating into MLQTGSASWYGPGFHGRKTASGEAFDMYELTAAHKTLPLGTRVMVRNPANGKEVVVRINDRGPYAHGRILDLSKAAASQLGLISRGHGDVVLQALGDDDGSGASGLTSRLASADVDDAQASPSRSQRAQVLAQTRFGDSTQALGSPLPSDEPLPSWPTQDARTGLPIMTPPLGLAAAGGPRTGLNNPSWLNASEAAPQLAWVPEADAVQTLASGEASAMPLPGVLPQVSAQADAVAAADARPALPRGRAVPESLMVRVRHVPSAIAAGDVALSGDPSLRLTAPLTPAGGTAGDAANASAGALSGPGVSPPASLLPANAAATATMAGVPAP; encoded by the coding sequence GTGCTGCAGACCGGCAGTGCCTCGTGGTACGGCCCGGGCTTCCATGGTCGCAAGACGGCCAGTGGCGAAGCCTTCGACATGTACGAACTCACCGCCGCGCACAAGACCTTGCCGCTGGGCACCCGCGTCATGGTGCGCAACCCGGCCAATGGCAAGGAAGTGGTGGTTCGCATCAACGACCGCGGCCCTTATGCACATGGCCGCATCCTGGACTTGAGCAAGGCCGCTGCCAGTCAGCTGGGCTTGATTTCGCGCGGGCACGGCGATGTCGTGCTGCAGGCCCTGGGTGACGACGACGGATCCGGCGCGTCCGGCCTGACCTCGCGCCTCGCGTCGGCCGATGTCGACGATGCCCAGGCCTCGCCGTCGCGCAGCCAGCGCGCCCAGGTGTTGGCGCAAACCCGGTTTGGCGATTCGACCCAGGCCCTGGGCAGCCCACTGCCCAGCGACGAGCCGCTGCCCAGTTGGCCCACGCAGGATGCCCGGACGGGCTTGCCCATCATGACGCCGCCCTTGGGCCTGGCGGCAGCCGGTGGCCCGCGCACGGGCTTGAACAACCCATCTTGGCTCAACGCGTCCGAAGCCGCGCCCCAGTTGGCGTGGGTGCCTGAGGCGGATGCCGTGCAGACGCTGGCGTCCGGCGAGGCCAGCGCCATGCCGCTGCCCGGGGTGTTGCCCCAGGTCTCGGCACAGGCCGACGCCGTGGCGGCGGCCGATGCGCGACCCGCCCTGCCACGCGGCCGGGCCGTTCCGGAATCGCTGATGGTGCGCGTGCGCCATGTGCCCTCGGCCATTGCCGCGGGCGATGTGGCGTTGAGCGGCGACCCGTCGCTGCGCCTGACTGCGCCGTTGACGCCGGCTGGCGGGACCGCAGGCGATGCCGCGAACGCCTCGGCCGGCGCATTGTCCGGGCCCGGCGTCAGCCCGCCCGCGAGCCTGCTGCCCGCCAACGCTGCGGCCACAGCCACGATGGCGGGGGTGCCTGCGCCCTGA
- a CDS encoding TetR/AcrR family transcriptional regulator produces MASKAPRRTAQRILDTTLDLFNRFGEPNVSTTLISAELEISPGNLYYHFPAKDQLINRLYEAYEAQVNPILAAANDIANVEDAWFFMHSLFEAMWAHRFLYRDLNDLLSKNRFLETHVQLMLQRKRRAMQALLHGVGAHLHAQLDDGAIETAATNMVVVSSYWLSYEYARNPRQATDEAHSQAALMRGAHHALSTLLPYLAPDQRAHLHHLASAYLDADDSAPAAGN; encoded by the coding sequence ATGGCAAGCAAGGCGCCGCGCCGCACGGCCCAACGCATCCTCGACACCACGCTGGACCTGTTCAACCGGTTCGGCGAACCGAACGTGTCCACCACGCTGATTTCGGCCGAGCTCGAGATCAGCCCGGGCAACCTGTACTACCACTTTCCGGCCAAAGACCAGCTCATCAACCGCCTCTACGAGGCCTATGAGGCGCAGGTCAACCCCATCCTGGCGGCGGCCAACGACATCGCCAACGTCGAAGACGCGTGGTTTTTCATGCACTCGCTGTTCGAGGCGATGTGGGCGCACCGCTTTCTGTACCGCGACCTGAACGACCTGCTCTCGAAGAACCGCTTCCTGGAAACCCACGTGCAGCTCATGCTGCAGCGCAAGCGCCGCGCCATGCAGGCCCTGCTGCACGGCGTCGGCGCCCACCTGCACGCCCAGCTCGACGACGGCGCCATCGAAACCGCGGCCACCAACATGGTGGTCGTGAGCAGCTACTGGCTCAGTTACGAATACGCGCGCAACCCCCGCCAGGCCACGGACGAGGCGCACAGCCAGGCCGCCCTGATGCGCGGCGCCCACCACGCCCTGAGCACGCTGCTGCCCTACTTGGCCCCCGACCAACGCGCCCACCTGCACCACCTGGCCTCGGCCTACCTGGACGCGGACGACAGCGCCCCCGCAGCAGGGAACTGA
- a CDS encoding phasin family protein, with amino-acid sequence MSKASKPPAPPPAAESAPDMAHSIWLAGLGAWAQAQAEGNKVFEALVRDGLSLQRQTHQGLAQATEKLAEMTARANDARWGKLGGLFENRVAQSLSRMGLPDATDWQALQARLDRIEAHLQALQPTAGAPAPGAPASRTPRKTTPSTAPRKAVASAATRRRKAA; translated from the coding sequence ATGTCGAAAGCCAGCAAACCGCCCGCCCCGCCCCCGGCCGCCGAATCGGCGCCGGACATGGCCCACAGCATCTGGCTGGCCGGCCTGGGCGCCTGGGCCCAGGCCCAGGCCGAGGGCAACAAGGTGTTCGAGGCCCTGGTGCGCGACGGCTTGAGCCTGCAACGCCAGACCCACCAGGGGCTGGCCCAGGCCACCGAGAAACTGGCCGAGATGACGGCACGCGCCAACGACGCCCGCTGGGGCAAGCTGGGCGGCCTGTTCGAGAACCGCGTGGCCCAGTCGCTGAGCCGCATGGGCCTGCCCGACGCCACCGACTGGCAGGCACTGCAGGCTCGGCTGGACCGCATCGAAGCGCATTTGCAAGCCCTGCAGCCCACGGCAGGCGCCCCCGCGCCCGGGGCGCCGGCCTCGCGCACACCGCGCAAGACCACCCCGTCAACGGCCCCCCGCAAGGCGGTTGCCAGCGCCGCCACGCGCCGCCGCAAGGCCGCGTGA
- the rfbB gene encoding dTDP-glucose 4,6-dehydratase: protein MTILVTGGAGFIGSNFVLDWLAAHDEPVVNLDALTYAGNLANLASLEGDARHHFVQADIGDRERVAALLAEFRPRAVLNFAAESHVDRSIHGAGEFIQTNIVGTFQLLEAVRAHWAALPAAEQADFRFLHVSTDEVYGSLSVDQEPFTEQYPYEPNSPYSASKAASDHLVRAWHHTYGLPVLTTNCSNNYGPFHFPEKLIPLMIVNALAGKALPIYGDGLQIRDWLYVKDHCSAIRRVLSAGRVGETYNVGGWNEKPNVEIVHTICDLLDQLRPREAGGSYREQITHVTDRPGHDRRYAIDARKIERELGWKPAETFETGIRKTVQWYLDHPEWVAQVQSGAYRDWLATHYA, encoded by the coding sequence ATGACAATTTTGGTGACCGGCGGTGCCGGCTTCATTGGTTCGAACTTCGTGCTCGACTGGCTGGCCGCGCACGACGAGCCCGTGGTCAACCTCGACGCGCTGACCTACGCGGGCAACCTGGCCAACCTGGCGAGCCTGGAGGGCGATGCGCGCCACCACTTCGTGCAGGCCGACATCGGCGACCGCGAGCGCGTGGCCGCGCTGCTGGCCGAGTTCCGGCCGCGCGCGGTGCTCAACTTTGCCGCCGAAAGCCATGTGGACCGCTCCATCCATGGCGCCGGCGAGTTCATCCAGACCAACATCGTCGGCACCTTCCAGCTGCTCGAAGCCGTGCGCGCCCACTGGGCCGCGCTGCCCGCGGCCGAACAGGCCGATTTCCGTTTCCTGCACGTTTCAACGGATGAGGTGTATGGCTCGCTCTCCGTTGATCAAGAGCCGTTCACCGAGCAATACCCCTACGAGCCCAACAGCCCGTATTCGGCCAGCAAGGCGGCCAGCGACCACCTGGTGCGGGCCTGGCACCACACCTACGGCCTGCCGGTGCTGACGACCAATTGCTCGAACAATTACGGGCCGTTTCATTTCCCCGAAAAGCTCATCCCGCTGATGATCGTCAACGCCCTGGCCGGCAAGGCGCTGCCCATCTACGGCGATGGCCTGCAGATCCGCGACTGGCTGTACGTCAAGGACCACTGCAGCGCGATCCGCCGCGTGCTGAGCGCCGGCCGCGTGGGCGAGACCTACAACGTCGGCGGCTGGAACGAGAAGCCCAACGTCGAGATCGTGCACACCATCTGTGACCTGCTGGACCAGCTGCGCCCGCGCGAGGCCGGGGGCAGCTACCGCGAGCAGATCACCCACGTGACCGATCGGCCGGGCCACGACCGCCGCTACGCCATCGACGCACGCAAGATCGAGCGCGAGCTGGGCTGGAAACCGGCCGAAACCTTTGAAACCGGCATCCGCAAGACCGTGCAGTGGTA